In one window of Desulforhabdus amnigena DNA:
- the hemW gene encoding radical SAM family heme chaperone HemW, translating to MNKSHRPGLYIHVPFCRTKCPYCDFYSVTSGEHHTGAWLKALEQEVQFYQNRFAAFDSIYIGGGTPSLLNREEISGLMDCLSGRFRFFSDTEVTLEANPDDITPEKLSLYRRIGINRISLGVQSFQENEVAFMQRRHTAKEAERALEFIRSAGFTNIGIDLIYGFEGQTESGWIQTLERALRFRPEHLSCYQMTIEEGTPFGKMKAEGKLRSLGEEEEGRFFSLTSSFLKERGYIHYEISNFARGPEYFSRHNQKYWNHTPYLGLGPAAHSFQNGVRWWNVRSLQAYCQMLARKKTPVEDREVLTREQLRLEALYLGFRTEEGVDFDIVREFPGAEGVLAELEKSGLIVLKKGRVAPTQQGFLVADSLPILFVS from the coding sequence ATGAATAAATCCCATCGGCCCGGCCTTTACATTCATGTTCCCTTCTGCCGGACCAAATGCCCTTACTGCGATTTCTATTCCGTGACTTCCGGGGAACATCATACGGGGGCTTGGCTCAAAGCCCTCGAACAGGAAGTTCAATTCTATCAAAACCGGTTTGCCGCTTTCGACAGCATCTATATCGGAGGCGGTACTCCCAGTCTTCTCAACCGGGAGGAAATCTCCGGGTTGATGGACTGTCTTTCCGGCCGTTTCCGTTTTTTCTCCGACACGGAAGTCACCCTGGAAGCGAACCCTGATGACATTACACCTGAAAAGCTGTCGCTCTACCGCCGGATAGGGATCAATCGCATCAGCCTCGGAGTGCAATCCTTCCAGGAAAATGAAGTCGCTTTCATGCAGCGGCGGCATACGGCGAAGGAGGCCGAACGCGCCTTGGAATTCATCCGTTCGGCGGGTTTCACGAACATTGGAATCGACCTCATTTATGGCTTCGAGGGACAGACCGAATCCGGGTGGATTCAGACCCTGGAACGGGCGCTCCGATTCAGGCCGGAACACCTTTCCTGCTACCAGATGACCATTGAAGAGGGGACCCCCTTCGGAAAAATGAAAGCGGAAGGGAAACTCCGTTCCCTGGGGGAGGAAGAGGAGGGCCGTTTTTTTTCTCTGACATCCAGTTTCCTGAAAGAGCGTGGCTACATTCACTACGAAATTTCCAATTTTGCAAGGGGCCCAGAATACTTCTCCCGCCACAACCAAAAATACTGGAATCACACCCCTTATCTCGGCCTGGGGCCCGCGGCCCATTCCTTTCAGAACGGTGTCCGATGGTGGAACGTGAGATCTTTGCAAGCTTACTGTCAAATGCTTGCACGGAAAAAAACGCCTGTGGAGGACCGAGAAGTGCTCACCCGGGAACAGCTCAGACTGGAGGCGCTCTACCTGGGATTCAGGACAGAGGAAGGGGTGGACTTTGACATTGTCCGGGAGTTTCCCGGTGCGGAAGGTGTTCTTGCGGAGCTGGAAAAATCCGGGCTGATCGTGTTGAAAAAAGGGAGAGTGGCACCCACCCAGCAGGGTTTCCTGGTGGCTGACAGCCTTCCGATCCTTTTTGTTTCTTAA
- a CDS encoding PAS domain-containing protein: MTHKTFEDAEEIKICQGDIDYQGIVKHINDGVLIIREGKIVFANNAFYEMSQRGPEEVIGSDFSEYVFAADWDRVKKYCRDRLFTENLSDTIEFRMPQRDGVAIIEMKVSVVECGGAPAILGALTDITERRKTRLELQRIKERLESIIQSMTEVVVSLSPRDFSILAINPAAEALYGIPVRDFVSGEHHILEFVHSSDVDRVNRFFRNLPEAEFDELQYRIISRNRQVKWVVDEGHVVYSDKGTIRRIDHVIRDITDEKKAIDALRLSEEKYRDFFESTTDMAFTITPEGDFIEINEAGLKLLGLENMEEAYETNIKNFYVDVSEREELVREIYGKGHVEGHQVKFKNKAGDIIEVAVTARAKIDESGRHIYHEGIVHNVTKALEDQRNRVLRNAAGGMCHHLNTHLMQLYGSNDALREEIESLDVLIERLAEGENPQMVVRLMKGIMKDIHRYSKGIDGAYKKISEVTTAFNKAFRYKEETYLTSTILDIFKAYGYEEDGSK, encoded by the coding sequence ATGACACATAAGACATTTGAAGATGCTGAAGAAATCAAGATATGCCAGGGAGATATCGATTATCAGGGCATTGTCAAGCACATCAACGACGGCGTCTTGATCATAAGAGAGGGGAAAATTGTATTTGCAAACAACGCTTTTTACGAGATGTCGCAAAGAGGGCCGGAAGAGGTCATCGGGTCGGATTTCTCTGAATATGTATTCGCCGCGGACTGGGATAGAGTAAAAAAATACTGCAGAGACCGCCTCTTCACGGAAAACCTCTCGGATACCATCGAATTCCGCATGCCACAACGGGATGGTGTAGCGATCATCGAGATGAAGGTGAGTGTTGTAGAGTGTGGAGGGGCCCCCGCAATACTCGGCGCATTGACGGATATCACCGAGAGACGCAAAACCCGGCTCGAACTGCAACGGATCAAGGAACGTCTCGAAAGCATCATCCAATCTATGACGGAAGTCGTGGTCTCACTTTCGCCCAGGGATTTCTCTATTCTTGCCATAAACCCTGCGGCTGAAGCCCTTTACGGGATACCGGTCAGGGATTTTGTGAGTGGGGAGCACCATATCCTGGAATTCGTTCATTCCAGTGATGTCGACCGGGTAAATCGATTTTTCAGGAATCTGCCTGAAGCCGAGTTCGATGAACTGCAGTACAGGATCATCAGCAGAAACAGACAGGTCAAATGGGTCGTCGATGAAGGCCATGTCGTTTACTCGGACAAAGGGACCATACGACGCATCGACCATGTCATCAGGGATATCACCGACGAAAAAAAAGCAATTGATGCCCTCAGGCTGAGCGAAGAAAAATACAGGGATTTTTTTGAATCGACTACCGATATGGCCTTTACCATCACGCCGGAAGGGGATTTCATTGAGATAAACGAAGCGGGTCTGAAGCTCCTCGGTCTTGAAAACATGGAAGAGGCGTATGAAACCAACATCAAAAATTTCTATGTGGATGTCTCCGAGCGAGAGGAACTCGTCAGAGAAATATACGGGAAAGGCCATGTCGAAGGCCATCAGGTGAAATTCAAGAACAAGGCCGGAGATATCATCGAGGTGGCGGTCACAGCGCGTGCGAAAATCGATGAATCGGGGCGACATATCTACCATGAGGGCATCGTGCACAATGTGACGAAAGCGTTGGAGGATCAGAGGAACAGGGTGCTCCGCAACGCTGCGGGAGGCATGTGCCATCACCTCAATACGCATCTCATGCAGCTGTACGGCTCGAACGATGCGCTCCGTGAAGAGATCGAATCCCTGGACGTGCTCATCGAGAGGCTTGCCGAAGGGGAAAATCCTCAAATGGTTGTCAGACTGATGAAGGGGATCATGAAGGATATCCACCGATACAGCAAGGGTATAGACGGCGCCTATAAGAAAATCTCGGAAGTGACCACAGCGTTCAACAAGGCCTTCCGCTATAAGGAAGAAACCTATCTGACCAGTACGATCCTCGATATCTTCAAGGCATACGGATACGAAGAAGATGGTTCAAAGTGA
- a CDS encoding ABC transporter permease has protein sequence MIEFPTDLQIPLAKWVDQLMDWMLAHFGGVFDVFGKVMLFVLVHIDRFFLWIPWPVVVLCVGALGWKALGKWWHGLILASLLLVIGNFGYWQLAMMTLSIVTASVVISLVIGVPMGILMAWSDWVESLLRPLLDAMQTMPSFVYLIPALMFFGLGKVPAVFATIIYAMPPVIRLTDVGIRQVPKSVVEAAEAFGSSPRQILFNVQLPLARPSIMVGINQTTMMALSMVVVASMIGARGLGLEVLLSINRIQVGRGFEAGLSIVFLAIIIDRITHAMATKNRIK, from the coding sequence ATGATTGAATTTCCGACCGACCTTCAAATCCCGCTGGCAAAATGGGTCGATCAATTGATGGATTGGATGTTGGCCCACTTTGGTGGTGTGTTCGACGTTTTTGGGAAAGTCATGCTTTTTGTGTTGGTCCACATAGATCGATTTTTCCTCTGGATTCCATGGCCCGTGGTCGTGCTGTGCGTTGGCGCCCTGGGCTGGAAAGCGCTGGGGAAATGGTGGCACGGTTTGATCCTGGCAAGTCTTTTGTTGGTCATAGGAAACTTTGGTTACTGGCAGCTTGCCATGATGACACTTTCCATCGTTACGGCATCCGTGGTCATTTCTTTGGTGATTGGTGTGCCCATGGGGATTCTCATGGCTTGGAGTGATTGGGTGGAGTCTTTGTTGAGGCCATTGTTGGATGCCATGCAGACCATGCCCAGTTTTGTCTACCTCATTCCGGCCCTGATGTTTTTCGGTTTGGGAAAGGTTCCAGCCGTCTTCGCTACGATCATTTACGCCATGCCGCCCGTGATTCGGCTTACCGACGTGGGGATCCGACAGGTTCCCAAAAGTGTCGTCGAAGCGGCAGAGGCTTTTGGTTCGAGCCCGAGGCAGATCCTCTTCAATGTGCAGCTTCCCCTTGCGCGCCCGTCCATCATGGTCGGCATCAATCAGACGACAATGATGGCACTTTCCATGGTGGTTGTGGCATCCATGATCGGTGCCCGCGGACTGGGGCTCGAGGTGTTGCTTTCCATCAACCGTATCCAGGTGGGGCGAGGGTTTGAGGCTGGGCTCAGCATTGTATTTCTTGCCATTATCATCGATCGGATCACTCATGCCATGGCGACGAAAAATCGGATCAAATGA
- a CDS encoding ABC transporter substrate-binding protein produces MDERKILGLTKTCFAIFMGTFFLFTMWPGFCHSAAEKPIRFADLSWDSAQLHNRIAGFIVKHGYGFPVEYIPGETIPLVASLARGDVDVDMESWTENIQEIYDKGIKSGSLVDLGSNFPDNWQGWLVPTYVIKGDPARGIKPMAPDLKSVKDLPKYWEIFKDPEEPTKGRFYNAIAGWGVTELNEKKLAAYGLEKCFTNFVSGSDAALVGSIVGAIKKGEPWVGYYWSPTWVLGKYDMTPLEEPLYDKKVWDETKACAFPSVHVNILVNKSLLTRAPGVVDFLKNYETTNDLNNEALAYMEDHKASTDDAAVWFLKEKKHVWTAWVPEDVAKY; encoded by the coding sequence ATGGACGAGAGAAAAATCCTGGGACTGACCAAAACCTGCTTTGCCATCTTTATGGGTACGTTCTTCCTGTTCACGATGTGGCCTGGATTTTGCCACTCGGCTGCCGAGAAGCCCATCCGTTTTGCAGATCTCAGTTGGGATAGTGCTCAACTCCACAATCGCATCGCAGGTTTTATCGTCAAACACGGTTATGGTTTTCCAGTGGAATACATACCGGGTGAAACCATTCCGCTGGTTGCAAGCCTAGCGCGTGGGGATGTCGACGTGGATATGGAATCCTGGACTGAAAATATTCAGGAAATATACGATAAAGGGATCAAGTCCGGGTCTCTGGTGGATCTTGGAAGCAATTTCCCGGACAACTGGCAGGGCTGGCTGGTGCCTACCTATGTGATCAAAGGCGATCCCGCCCGGGGGATCAAGCCCATGGCTCCCGACCTGAAATCTGTGAAAGATCTTCCCAAATATTGGGAGATTTTCAAGGATCCCGAAGAGCCGACCAAGGGACGTTTTTATAATGCCATTGCCGGTTGGGGTGTTACTGAACTGAACGAAAAGAAGCTTGCAGCCTATGGACTCGAAAAATGCTTCACCAACTTCGTTTCCGGTTCCGATGCGGCCCTTGTGGGGTCCATAGTGGGCGCCATCAAGAAAGGCGAGCCATGGGTAGGGTATTACTGGTCTCCTACGTGGGTTCTCGGCAAATACGACATGACCCCTCTGGAGGAGCCTCTTTACGACAAGAAGGTTTGGGATGAAACCAAAGCCTGCGCTTTTCCCTCTGTTCACGTCAATATCCTCGTCAACAAGAGTCTATTGACCCGCGCACCTGGTGTGGTGGATTTTTTAAAAAATTATGAAACCACCAACGACCTGAACAACGAAGCCCTGGCATATATGGAAGATCACAAAGCGAGCACGGATGATGCGGCCGTATGGTTCCTCAAGGAAAAAAAACATGTCTGGACGGCATGGGTCCCGGAGGATGTAGCTAAGTACTGA
- a CDS encoding CoA transferase: MEDEKIIGMAASEEYARWAHDATNPEDIFHKPEALDDMLVIDASYGSFAGLFASSMLSELGAEVIRIEPPGGDIARKMTPYGMMIKDTGLGYMVEGRNKFHVTLDLNTEEGKEIFRKLANKADVLIETFKPGYLDGLGIGYRQLRETNPGLIYCPIYVYGQFGKDVEKYGNQPDYDITNQARGIIMSITGEPDLDPEVPDAYKRPLKQGNWMGWYAGGGWAGFGILLAMFHKRRTGKGQMVDCSPSEGMLSMSNYVMQYYHMAQKQMPRAGNYDYAVFPYTYVECKDGYTFISGFTDPNWAALCEIMDRPGLQEQFPTIKDRLNPENQPKIQHEIEKFTKNYTTDEMMRIITSYMKRPDRKGTVATGRMESPKEVLEREHWECRKTFLTTHDPYYGEVLVQNSSLKAMSKTPGRIKWVCRPIGADNEFIYQKYLGIGNTKLNALKEKGVV; the protein is encoded by the coding sequence ATGGAAGACGAAAAAATCATCGGTATGGCGGCGAGCGAAGAATATGCCAGGTGGGCTCATGATGCAACGAACCCCGAAGATATCTTTCATAAACCGGAAGCCCTGGATGACATGCTTGTTATCGATGCGAGCTACGGCAGCTTTGCCGGACTCTTTGCCTCATCCATGCTTTCAGAGTTGGGAGCAGAAGTCATTCGCATCGAACCCCCCGGCGGTGATATAGCCAGAAAAATGACCCCTTACGGCATGATGATCAAGGATACGGGCCTGGGGTATATGGTGGAAGGAAGAAACAAGTTTCATGTCACCCTTGACCTCAATACGGAAGAGGGAAAGGAAATCTTCCGTAAACTGGCCAATAAAGCCGACGTTCTCATCGAGACATTCAAACCCGGTTACCTGGATGGATTGGGCATCGGGTACCGGCAACTTCGAGAGACAAATCCAGGATTGATCTACTGCCCCATCTACGTTTATGGACAGTTCGGAAAAGACGTTGAAAAGTACGGCAATCAGCCGGACTATGACATCACCAATCAGGCACGCGGTATCATCATGTCCATCACGGGCGAACCGGATCTCGACCCGGAAGTGCCCGATGCGTACAAAAGACCCCTCAAACAGGGCAACTGGATGGGCTGGTATGCCGGTGGAGGCTGGGCTGGCTTCGGTATCCTCTTGGCCATGTTCCACAAGAGACGCACGGGCAAGGGACAAATGGTGGATTGCTCCCCTTCTGAGGGAATGCTTTCCATGTCCAATTATGTCATGCAATATTACCATATGGCGCAAAAGCAGATGCCGAGAGCCGGCAACTACGACTATGCCGTATTTCCCTATACCTACGTCGAATGCAAAGACGGGTATACCTTCATCTCCGGCTTCACCGACCCGAACTGGGCCGCTCTGTGTGAAATCATGGATCGCCCGGGCCTGCAGGAACAGTTTCCCACCATCAAAGACCGGCTGAATCCGGAGAATCAGCCCAAGATTCAGCACGAAATCGAGAAATTCACCAAAAATTACACGACCGATGAGATGATGAGAATCATAACGTCATACATGAAGAGACCGGACAGGAAAGGTACGGTCGCTACAGGCAGGATGGAATCCCCCAAGGAAGTATTGGAAAGGGAACACTGGGAGTGCAGAAAGACTTTTCTGACCACACATGACCCCTACTACGGCGAGGTTCTGGTCCAGAACTCGTCGTTGAAAGCCATGTCCAAGACTCCGGGTCGAATCAAGTGGGTATGCCGGCCCATTGGAGCCGACAATGAATTCATTTATCAGAAATATCTGGGAATAGGTAATACGAAATTGAATGCGTTGAAGGAGAAGGGAGTCGTCTAG
- a CDS encoding CoA transferase — MNEGGSYQDFLKQMFNVEHLFEKPEPLKGIRVLEVCYVVLGPAACDYLAEFGAEVIKFEGQRGDQMRFVTPYAFFWKNMSPGLEIENHNKYWVGMHMGNPKAKEIFLDLVKKADVVVDNLTPGRMAEWGIAYQDLKKVNPRIIQLHVSGYGSWGPWTGRASYDAVAQSMGALSPITGFEDRGPIKSGVWIADWITGLMCAAAIIAALNYRERTGEGQFIDYLQVENVIRFLDWTWLYTSMTGENRKRSGNRDLAICPSDLFDCSDGWVAVAAFSKDEFQGLCQAMGNTALFEKYAEPLDRLRDENARELLSTIAAWVKTKKVEEVEALGNQYGFAATRVLEAKDAYHSEHFRERGTIQQYDDPLYGDMVQDCYPPRLSETPSKVKWSCRPLGFDNDYVLKTLLGFTTDKIKSLEEEGVIFKWNPKIRSHCPPPDWDGKKGIKLG, encoded by the coding sequence ATGAACGAGGGAGGATCTTACCAGGACTTTTTGAAACAAATGTTCAATGTCGAACACCTTTTCGAAAAACCTGAGCCACTCAAGGGCATACGGGTTCTGGAAGTATGCTATGTGGTTTTGGGACCGGCAGCCTGCGACTATCTGGCTGAATTCGGGGCTGAGGTGATCAAGTTTGAAGGGCAGAGGGGCGACCAGATGCGTTTTGTGACCCCTTATGCATTCTTCTGGAAAAACATGTCTCCCGGGCTGGAAATCGAGAACCACAACAAATACTGGGTGGGCATGCACATGGGAAATCCCAAAGCCAAAGAGATTTTCCTGGATCTTGTCAAAAAGGCGGATGTCGTGGTCGATAACCTCACGCCGGGCAGAATGGCCGAATGGGGAATCGCCTATCAGGACTTAAAAAAAGTCAATCCCAGGATCATTCAGCTTCACGTTTCAGGCTACGGAAGCTGGGGCCCCTGGACCGGACGCGCTTCTTACGACGCGGTGGCCCAGAGCATGGGAGCCCTCTCCCCCATTACGGGTTTTGAAGACCGCGGCCCCATCAAATCCGGTGTCTGGATTGCCGACTGGATTACAGGCCTCATGTGCGCTGCCGCCATCATAGCTGCATTGAATTACAGGGAAAGGACGGGTGAGGGTCAGTTCATCGATTACCTGCAGGTGGAAAATGTCATCCGGTTCCTCGACTGGACCTGGCTTTACACGTCAATGACGGGGGAGAACAGGAAGCGGTCGGGAAATAGAGATCTTGCCATCTGCCCGTCGGATCTCTTTGACTGCAGTGACGGCTGGGTAGCTGTTGCAGCTTTCAGTAAGGATGAATTTCAAGGCCTTTGCCAGGCCATGGGCAATACGGCTCTTTTCGAAAAATACGCTGAACCTCTGGATCGGCTGAGGGATGAAAACGCCAGGGAACTGCTCAGCACCATCGCCGCATGGGTAAAGACCAAAAAGGTCGAAGAAGTGGAAGCCCTCGGCAACCAATATGGTTTTGCCGCCACCAGGGTTTTGGAAGCAAAAGACGCCTATCACAGCGAACACTTCAGGGAACGGGGAACCATACAGCAATACGATGACCCATTATATGGAGATATGGTTCAAGATTGTTATCCTCCCAGGTTGAGTGAAACACCGAGCAAAGTCAAATGGAGTTGCCGTCCGCTGGGCTTCGACAACGACTACGTGTTGAAAACACTTTTGGGATTCACTACGGACAAGATCAAGAGTCTCGAGGAGGAAGGGGTCATTTTCAAGTGGAATCCTAAAATCCGTTCGCACTGTCCTCCACCAGACTGGGATGGTAAAAAGGGCATCAAGCTTGGCTAA
- a CDS encoding quaternary amine ABC transporter ATP-binding protein gives MKNLWKIFGPKAKNLLKSDLRNVPKEEILEKTGCVLALRDISFRIEPGEFFVIMGLSGSGKSTLIRCILRLIEPTAGSIIIHGDDICKYDKEKLTHMRRYTTSMVFQHFGLLPHYNVLDNAAYGLKVRGMSKEERYAKAEQALETVGLKGWESYYPGSLSGGMQQRVGLARSLATDPEILIMDEPFSGLDPLIRRQMQDELVEIQEKVKKTIIFVTHDLYEALKLGSHIAIMRNGEVIQIGTPEEVFTEPADDYVRDFVQEASPAKVLTAGKIMKEPGVLLYEWQGPKAARHMINVSEHDYAFVVTKHHELLGIATFDGMNALIRKGSGSIREALVTDLPTCGPNTLLEDLFPLAPLSPYPLAVTDEKGKFLGQIRNRTIIESMIRDREEVVND, from the coding sequence GTGAAAAACTTATGGAAGATATTTGGTCCCAAAGCGAAAAACCTTCTCAAATCGGATTTGCGGAATGTGCCTAAAGAAGAAATTCTGGAAAAAACGGGTTGCGTTCTGGCCCTTCGAGACATTTCCTTCAGGATCGAACCTGGTGAATTTTTTGTTATTATGGGACTTTCCGGCAGCGGGAAGTCGACTTTGATCCGCTGCATTCTTAGGCTGATCGAACCCACAGCGGGCAGCATCATCATTCATGGGGATGATATCTGCAAATACGATAAGGAAAAGCTCACACACATGCGTCGGTACACCACGAGCATGGTTTTTCAGCATTTTGGGCTTCTGCCTCATTATAATGTCCTGGATAATGCCGCGTATGGCCTCAAGGTGAGAGGCATGTCCAAGGAAGAGCGCTACGCCAAGGCGGAGCAAGCCCTCGAAACGGTGGGGCTCAAAGGATGGGAGAGCTACTATCCGGGATCTCTCAGTGGCGGAATGCAGCAACGTGTGGGGCTTGCCCGGTCCCTGGCGACGGACCCCGAAATCCTCATCATGGATGAACCTTTCAGTGGTCTGGATCCCTTGATTCGGCGCCAGATGCAGGACGAACTGGTGGAAATTCAGGAAAAGGTGAAAAAAACCATCATCTTCGTGACCCATGATCTCTATGAAGCTTTGAAGCTCGGTTCACACATTGCCATCATGCGAAACGGGGAGGTGATCCAAATTGGAACGCCTGAGGAAGTCTTCACGGAGCCAGCAGATGATTATGTGCGTGATTTCGTGCAAGAAGCATCTCCTGCGAAGGTGTTGACCGCTGGAAAGATTATGAAAGAGCCCGGCGTTCTCCTCTACGAATGGCAAGGTCCCAAGGCTGCCCGCCACATGATCAATGTCAGTGAACATGATTATGCTTTTGTTGTGACGAAACATCACGAACTGCTGGGAATTGCCACCTTTGACGGGATGAACGCGTTGATCAGAAAGGGTTCCGGTTCCATAAGAGAAGCACTGGTGACGGATTTACCCACCTGTGGTCCGAATACGCTTTTGGAAGATCTGTTCCCCCTGGCGCCTTTGAGTCCTTATCCCCTCGCTGTGACTGATGAAAAGGGAAAATTTCTTGGGCAGATACGCAATCGGACTATCATTGAGAGCATGATCCGGGATAGGGAGGAGGTGGTCAATGATTGA
- the lepA gene encoding translation elongation factor 4: MEQIRNFSIIAHIDHGKSTLADRLIQQAGMVSERQFRDQLLDTMDIERERGITIKSQTISLPYKSKSGEVFELNLIDTPGHVDFSYEVSRALASCEGVLLLVDASQGVEAQTLANLYAAMEHDLTIIPVINKIDLPSADIEMAKEQIETELGLDSEHAVLCSAKEGLGIEDVFEAIVSRIPAPSGSPEKPLSALIFDAHYDSFRGIIVSCRIFDGRVRQGDVIRFMSNGATYRVEEVGVFRLTREPRSELRAGEVGYIISGVKTLSDTRVGDTITLDKNPISKPLPGFREVKPVVFSSIYPISSDDYPSLVDALEKYKLNDAALVYEKDSSVALGQGFRCGFLGLLHLEIVQERLEREFDQSIIMTVPSVQYRFTLTDGSVVVVDNPQYYPDPLRIKKSEEPFIKASIMIPERYMGAVMKLCMEKRGTNPRFSYPTPGRIEILFDMPLSEVVFDFYDKLKTITQGYGSFDYEMIDYREGELVKLDILVNGEKVDALSMLVHKERAREWGVQVCDRLKEEIPKHQFKIAIQGAVGGKIISRSTISPFRKDVTAKCYGGDISRKRKLLEKQKAGKKRMKMVGSVMIPQSAFVAVLKTKDE; the protein is encoded by the coding sequence ATGGAACAGATAAGGAATTTCAGCATCATTGCCCACATTGACCATGGGAAGTCCACACTAGCGGATCGCCTGATCCAGCAGGCCGGGATGGTGAGCGAAAGACAGTTCCGGGATCAGCTCCTCGATACGATGGATATCGAGAGGGAGAGAGGTATCACGATCAAGAGCCAGACCATCTCTTTGCCTTACAAAAGCAAGAGCGGAGAAGTCTTTGAGTTGAATCTCATCGACACTCCGGGGCATGTGGATTTTTCCTATGAGGTTTCACGCGCTCTTGCTTCGTGCGAAGGGGTGTTGCTCCTGGTGGATGCTTCCCAGGGCGTGGAAGCCCAGACCCTGGCCAACCTGTATGCCGCCATGGAACACGATTTGACCATCATTCCCGTGATCAACAAGATCGATCTTCCTTCCGCCGATATCGAAATGGCCAAGGAGCAGATCGAGACGGAACTTGGACTGGATTCAGAGCATGCCGTCCTCTGTTCGGCCAAGGAAGGTTTGGGCATCGAGGACGTCTTCGAGGCTATCGTGAGTCGCATTCCTGCCCCTTCCGGGAGTCCCGAGAAGCCGCTCTCCGCTCTCATCTTCGACGCTCATTACGATTCTTTCAGGGGGATCATCGTCAGTTGCCGTATATTCGACGGACGAGTGCGACAGGGAGATGTCATACGTTTCATGTCCAACGGAGCGACCTACCGGGTGGAAGAGGTGGGTGTGTTCCGACTCACGAGAGAGCCCAGGAGCGAGTTGAGGGCGGGCGAGGTAGGTTACATCATCTCGGGAGTGAAGACATTGAGCGATACGCGGGTGGGAGATACGATCACTCTGGACAAGAATCCCATCTCCAAGCCTCTGCCCGGGTTCCGCGAGGTCAAACCGGTTGTTTTTTCCTCCATTTATCCCATTTCTTCCGACGACTACCCGTCCCTCGTGGATGCCCTGGAAAAATATAAACTGAACGACGCCGCCCTAGTCTATGAAAAGGATTCCTCCGTCGCGCTCGGCCAGGGTTTCCGCTGCGGATTTCTGGGGCTGCTTCACCTGGAAATCGTCCAGGAACGTCTGGAACGTGAATTCGATCAGTCCATCATCATGACGGTTCCCAGTGTGCAGTACCGCTTCACACTGACTGATGGCAGCGTTGTCGTGGTGGATAACCCTCAATACTATCCGGACCCTCTCAGGATCAAAAAATCGGAAGAACCCTTCATCAAGGCCAGCATCATGATCCCCGAGCGCTACATGGGGGCTGTCATGAAGCTCTGCATGGAAAAGCGCGGAACCAATCCCCGGTTCAGTTATCCCACGCCGGGGCGCATAGAGATCCTTTTCGACATGCCCCTGTCTGAAGTCGTTTTCGATTTTTACGACAAGCTCAAAACCATCACCCAAGGATACGGGTCTTTTGATTACGAAATGATCGATTATCGTGAGGGGGAGCTGGTCAAGCTCGACATCCTGGTAAATGGCGAAAAGGTGGATGCCCTCTCCATGCTGGTTCACAAAGAACGGGCGAGAGAATGGGGTGTACAGGTTTGCGACCGGTTGAAGGAAGAAATTCCCAAGCACCAGTTCAAGATCGCCATCCAGGGGGCCGTGGGGGGCAAGATCATCTCCCGTTCCACCATCTCCCCGTTCAGGAAGGACGTTACCGCCAAATGTTATGGTGGAGATATTTCACGCAAGCGCAAATTACTTGAAAAACAGAAAGCGGGTAAGAAACGCATGAAAATGGTCGGATCCGTCATGATTCCCCAGAGTGCTTTCGTGGCGGTACTGAAGACAAAAGATGAATAA